The following proteins come from a genomic window of Candidatus Poribacteria bacterium:
- a CDS encoding gamma-glutamylcyclotransferase: MNLFVYGTLKDRELIQSLLERPLGDPSVGIMPQCTTVISKWGYPVMIPTENSCVKGVVWHGLTVEDFAILDRYEGCHVETPAYQREKRKVIVDGKAEEVWVYVGTSTFLISIRKGSDE, from the coding sequence ATGAATCTCTTTGTTTATGGCACCTTGAAAGATAGAGAATTGATTCAGTCGCTACTTGAACGGCCCCTCGGCGATCCAAGTGTAGGGATAATGCCTCAATGCACAACTGTTATCTCCAAGTGGGGATATCCCGTGATGATACCTACCGAAAACTCGTGCGTCAAAGGGGTTGTCTGGCATGGGTTAACGGTTGAAGATTTTGCTATTTTAGACAGATATGAAGGCTGCCATGTTGAAACACCCGCCTACCAGCGAGAGAAGCGGAAAGTCATTGTTGATGGCAAAGCGGAAGAGGTGTGGGTGTATGTTGGCACTTCGACGTTTTTAATTTCAATTAGAAAGGGAAGTGATGAGTGA
- a CDS encoding M42 family metallopeptidase — MSEKSVELLEELTQADAIPGHEEEIREIFHSHLQGVGDIQKDRLGSIYCTKSGSTANPRILLDSHMDEVGFIVQHVTAVGYVKFLTVGGWWAHTLLAQRVNIMTKQGKVTGVIGSTPPHLLSAGSRDKVLDIKDLYIDIGADSAEQAMEEYGVKPGCPIVPYGPFMPMRNPSLFSAKAFDNRVGVGLVIETLQQLGDHPNTIIGTGSAQEEVGLRGARTVTAAAEPDVAIVLEGPPADDLPGSSSDTLQGKLGGGVQIRLYDPSMIANPRLTELTIETATAHQIPHQVAVRTSGGTDAGAIHQVGRGVPSIVLGVPARYVHSHVSIINIDDYRATLDLLLHLIPQLDASTVDNLV, encoded by the coding sequence ATGAGTGAAAAATCGGTAGAACTGCTTGAAGAACTCACTCAAGCGGATGCCATCCCCGGACACGAGGAAGAGATCAGGGAAATCTTCCATTCGCACTTGCAGGGGGTTGGAGATATCCAGAAGGATCGATTGGGAAGCATCTATTGCACAAAGAGCGGAAGCACTGCAAACCCGCGAATCCTGCTTGATTCGCACATGGATGAAGTCGGATTTATCGTTCAGCATGTGACTGCGGTGGGGTATGTCAAATTTCTTACGGTCGGTGGATGGTGGGCACATACACTGCTTGCACAGCGCGTCAATATTATGACGAAACAGGGCAAAGTTACCGGAGTGATAGGATCCACACCGCCCCATCTCCTAAGCGCCGGTTCGCGTGATAAGGTGCTGGATATTAAAGATCTATACATTGATATTGGAGCGGACAGTGCAGAACAGGCGATGGAGGAGTATGGGGTGAAGCCCGGCTGCCCGATCGTTCCCTATGGTCCGTTTATGCCGATGAGAAATCCTAGCCTATTTTCTGCAAAAGCATTTGATAATCGTGTCGGTGTAGGACTAGTTATCGAAACGCTCCAGCAACTCGGTGATCATCCAAACACTATCATCGGCACCGGAAGTGCACAGGAGGAGGTGGGGCTACGCGGTGCGCGAACGGTTACCGCCGCAGCGGAGCCAGATGTGGCAATTGTGCTGGAAGGACCGCCCGCAGACGATCTGCCGGGTTCCAGTAGTGATACCTTGCAGGGGAAATTAGGTGGCGGTGTGCAGATTCGGTTGTATGATCCATCCATGATTGCCAATCCACGTTTGACAGAACTTACGATTGAAACTGCAACCGCACACCAGATTCCACATCAGGTTGCCGTGCGGACCTCAGGCGGGACGGACGCCGGGGCAATCCACCAAGTTGGGCGTGGCGTGCCATCAATCGTACTGGGAGTGCCAGCCCGTTATGTCCACAGCCATGTGTCTATCATCAATATAGACGATTACCGAGCAACGTTAGACCTACTACTGCATCTAATCCCGCAGCTCGATGCGTCCACAGTAGATAATCTTGTGTAG